CGTTGATGCCGCCAAAAAACATCGTCCCATCGAGGCTCTTGAAATAGGCGCCATTGTTGAATTCCAGATGCTGGACTCCATGGGCGGTGGTATAGTTTTTAAAAATACGGGTGCGCGGATCGAATTTTGCAATGCCGTGGTTGGTGCTGAGCCACAAGTTCCCCTCATTATCCTCCAGAATTCCGTAAACCGTGTTGTTGCCTAATCCGTCTTTTTCCGAGAAATTGGCAAAGCTGTTTTTCCGCGGATCGAAACGGTCCAGACCGCCATTCGTTCCGATCCAGAATATCCCCTGCCGGTCTTCATAGATCGAAAAAATGAAGTTATTGCTGAGGCTGTTGGCTTGTCCGGGCTGTTTAACAAAGTGTAAAAATTTAACCGGTTTGCCGCTGCCTTCATCCGCCGGCAACATTTTGTTCAGGCCGCCGCCCCAGGTACCGATCCACATGAATCCCCGCCGGTCTTGGAATAGCGAATAAATTCTATTGCCGCTGATACTGTCAGGATCTTCGGGGTTGTAACTAAAATACTGGAAGTGCTCGCGCTTCGGGTCCAACCTGTATAATCCGATTACGGTTCCAATCCAGAGATTTCCGGATCGATCCGCAAAAATTCTGTAGATAGTGCTTGTATTGAGACTATTGCCGGAAAAAGGGTCGGCAGGGAATTGAATGAAATTTTCGCTGTGCGGAACCACGCGCACCAGGCCGCGACCCGTCGCCAGCCATATAAAGCCGTCCCGGTCCTGGCAAATGGACCGCAGGGCCCACACGTTGTTGGTTGACGGCACCCGGGGATCAAAGAAATAGCGGCGGAAGGTATTGGCCCGCCGGTCAAACTCATTCAAACCGTTCTGGGTACCGATCCAAATTTTCCCGGCCTGATCTTCGAAAAAAGAGGTGACCCCATTGTTGCTTAAACTGTTGTCATCCTCGGGCCGGTTCTGGAAATGATCGAAATAAGCGCCTTGCGCATACAACGTATTGATTCCTTCCTGAGTGCCAAACCACAGCGACCCGGCGCGGTCCCTGCAGATGGACAGAATAATATCACTGCTGATGCCATTGGGATTGCCGGCCGATTTTAAAATAAACTGTGAGTTGACGGCCCGGGTGTCATAGCGGATCAGACCCCGGTTGCTGGCCACCCACAAAATACCCGCCTCATCCAGATATAGCGCACGCACAAAGGGCAAAACCGAAAGGTTGATGTAATCCGGATTGGTAATGCAATGGGCAAAGGTGCCGGTGGCCGCGTCGAAGCGATCCACGCCCATGTCGGTACCGATCCATAAATAGCCGGCCGGATCTTCGCTGATAGCGGTTACAAAATCGTGGCTCAGGCTCTTGGGGTTTTTTTCCTCATGGTTGTAATGCCTGAATGTTTTATTTTTTGGGTCGTAGCGAGTGAGGCCGGTAAAGGTGCCGATCCACAGATAACCGCTTTTGTCGCTGCATAACGCCCGCACATAACTATTGCCAAACCCCTTGGCCGGATCGGGATTTTTTATTAATTTGACAAAAAAACCCTTCTCGCGGGAATAGCCATCCACGCCATTTTCGTTGCCGATCCACAGGACTCCGTCGCGGTCTTCAATCAGGGCTTCAATAATATTGCCGCTCAGGCTTCGGGCGTCGTCCGCATCATGCTCGAAGCGTTCAAACTTTGATTGGCGGGGATCATAACAATTCAATCCGCCGCCATATGTGCCGACCCAGATGTAGCCCTGGCGATCTTCGCAAAGGGTCAGAATCGATTTCTCGCTCAGGCTGGCCGGATCGTCTTCATTGCTTTTGAAAACAGTGAAATTGTTGCCGTCATAGCGGTTCAACCCGTCCTGGGTGCCGAACCACAT
This genomic window from Candidatus Aminicenantes bacterium contains:
- a CDS encoding LuxR C-terminal-related transcriptional regulator, with the protein product MNRYDGNNFTVFKSNEDDPASLSEKSILTLCEDRQGYIWVGTYGGGLNCYDPRQSKFERFEHDADDARSLSGNIIEALIEDRDGVLWIGNENGVDGYSREKGFFVKLIKNPDPAKGFGNSYVRALCSDKSGYLWIGTFTGLTRYDPKNKTFRHYNHEEKNPKSLSHDFVTAISEDPAGYLWIGTDMGVDRFDAATGTFAHCITNPDYINLSVLPFVRALYLDEAGILWVASNRGLIRYDTRAVNSQFILKSAGNPNGISSDIILSICRDRAGSLWFGTQEGINTLYAQGAYFDHFQNRPEDDNSLSNNGVTSFFEDQAGKIWIGTQNGLNEFDRRANTFRRYFFDPRVPSTNNVWALRSICQDRDGFIWLATGRGLVRVVPHSENFIQFPADPFSGNSLNTSTIYRIFADRSGNLWIGTVIGLYRLDPKREHFQYFSYNPEDPDSISGNRIYSLFQDRRGFMWIGTWGGGLNKMLPADEGSGKPVKFLHFVKQPGQANSLSNNFIFSIYEDRQGIFWIGTNGGLDRFDPRKNSFANFSEKDGLGNNTVYGILEDNEGNLWLSTNHGIAKFDPRTRIFKNYTTAHGVQHLEFNNGAYFKSLDGTMFFGGINGFNAFDPAKIKDNPNAPPVLITAITIYPSGRKVVGDFSERKQLDLSYKDNHITIEFAALSYFDPASNQYAYKISGLSKDWTPLGNTHQLTLTNLKPGNYQLAIKGSNNDGVWNEKGALLRIHMSPPFWASWWFRAIIFALLGCLIVFLYKTRIKRLARKIRFESAFNLFCVKYNISNREKEIILLVLSGCSNKKIENKLFISVHTVKNHVYSIYQKLNVNNRAQLVDLFKHLRID